The Acidimicrobiia bacterium genomic sequence GTCCCGTGTACAGCGACGAGATCCTGTTCGCGGCGGGACTGCGGTGGGATCGCGAGAGCGACTCGCTCACCGACCAGGAGATTCGTCGTCTCTATCGCGCGATCGTCGAGACCGTGCAGGAGGCCGTGAAGTACGCGGGCTCACGCGCCGCCAACAACAGCGACGGCGACGGTGTCGACCACACGGGTAGCGGCGAGAACCACCGCTTCAAGGTCTACGAGCGCGAAGGCGAGGCGTGCCGGCGGTGCCGGCGCCCGCTCGTGAAGCTGCGCGTCGGCAATCGCCCGGTCTTCTTCTGCGAAGCGTGCCAGGTGTAGGTGCATCCGCCGGAGCCGTGTAGGGCCGCGCGTACGCTCCTCGCCGGAGGAGGGGCCGCGCGGTCGGTCATCGCATGTTCCTGAGGTCCTTGACCCTCAAAGGGTTCAAGTCGTTCGCCGAGAAGACGACGCTCGAGTTCGAGCCCGGTGTCATGGTCGTCGTCGGGCCGAACGGCTCGGGCAAGTCGAACCTCGTCGACGCGGTCGCGTGGGTGCTCGGCGCGCAGGGTGCGCGGGCGCTGCGCGGCGGGAAGATGGACGACGTCATCTTCGCGGGCACCGCCGATCGGCCCGCGCTCGGGCGCGCCGAGGTGTCGCTCACGATCGACAACGCGTCGCAGATGCTGCCGATCGAGTTCACCGAGGTGACGATCACCCGCACGCTCTTCCGCACGGGCGAGTCGGAGTACGCGATCAATGGCGCGTCGTGCCGACTGCTCGACATCCAAGAGCTCCTCTCGGACTCGGGCATCGGTCGCCAGCAGCACGTGATCGTCGGGCAGGGTCAGCTCGACGCGGTGCTGAACGCGCGCGCCGAGGACCGGCGGGCGATCATCGAAGAGGCTGCGGGCGTCCTCAAATACCGCAAGCGCAAGGAGAAGGCGGAGCGCCGGCTCGAGGCGACCGAGGCGAACCTGCTCCGGCTCACCGACCTGTTGCGTGAGGTGCGGCGCCAGCTGCGTCCACTCGAGCGGCAGGCCGACGCCGCCCGTCGTCACGACGGACTGCAGACAACGCTTCGCGAGATCCGGCTGCACCTCTCCGGCCGCGACATCGAGATGCTCACGACGCGGCTCGAACGACGCGGCCTGCGGCGGGGCGAGCTCGGAACATCCGAGGCCGAGGTGCGCGCGCGTCTGCGCGTGCTCGACGCCGATGTCGCGCGGGCCGAGCGCGAGCTCAGCCGCCCCGGCGACGACGACGTCGCCGACTTGTTGATGCGCGTCGAAGCCGCTCGCGAACGCGGTCGCGGTCTGCAGGCACTCATTGCCGAGCGCGCGCGCGGCATCGAACGGGAGCTGCTCGCCGCCGCCGACGAAGGGGTCGTGGAGACGCTCGTCGCCGACGCCGCGTCGCTGCGCGACGAGCTCGCCTCGGTCGAGCTCGAACGCGAAGGACTGCGCCCGCTGCTCGACTCCGCGCGCATCGCCGCGGCGCGCGCCGAAGAGTGCCGCGCCGCGATCGACGACGCGTCAGGACCCGCGCCCGACGCGCGCGGCGCCGCGGAACAAGAGCTCGCGGAGGCGACGCAGCGCTGGAACGACGCGGTCGCGTCGCACGACGGCATCCGCGCGCGTATCGACGCGTTGAGCGCCGACGTGCCGTCGGTTCGCGAGCAGCTGGTCGCGGCCGCTGCCGCGCTCGCCGCGCTGGAGCCCGAGCGGACCCGTACGCACACCGCGCGCGCCGCCGCGGCCGAGGCGTTCCGCGCGATCGAGGCAACCGTCGAACCCGAGCACGCGGCCGAGGGCGACGAGCGTCGCGCCGCCGAGGAGGCACACGAGGCCGCGGTCGCGACGCTGCGGCACGACGAAGCCGAGGCCGCGCGCTGGCGCGCCCGTGCCGACGTGCTCGCGGCGGCCCTCGAAGAGGAGCACGCGACCGCGGGCGGCGAGGCCGTGCGCGACCTGCCGGGCGTGCTCGGACCGCTGCTCGACCACCTCGACATCTCGCCCGGCGCAGAGGCCGCGGTCGAGGCCGCGCTCGGTCCGCACCTGCGCGCGCTCGTCGTCGACGGCGGCGGCGCGGCGCGCGCCGCGGTGGAGCGGTTGCGCGACGGCGATGTCTCTGCGCTGCTGCTCGTCGCCGACCGGTTCGCGCGTCCGGCGGCGTCGGCGCTCACCCATCCCGCCGACAGCCGCCCGTTGTTGGAGATGGTGCGCACGCGGCGCCCCGATCTCGACGCGCTCGTGCGCGCGCTACTCGCACGCGTCGTGCTCGTGGAAGGCGACTGGCACGCCGCGCTCGATGTCGCGCTCGGCGATCCCGAGCTCGTGGTCGTCACGCGCGACGGTGATCGCTTCGGTGGACCGACACCGTGGCGCGCCGGTCCCGCTGGTCGTTCCGCGGTCACACCGTCGACGCTCGCCGACGCGCAGGCGCGCGCCGACGATGCCGAAGGCGGTGCAGTCACGAGTCGCAACGCGCTTGCATCGGCGCGCCGGCGCCTCGATGCCGCACGCGACGCCGAGGCCAACGCGCGCCGCACGCGCCAGGTCGCGTACGACGCGGCGCGTCGCGAGCTCGCGGCGGCCGAGAGTGCGCTGCGCGACGTCGAGACCTCGTCGGCGGGCGCAACCGAACGGCGCGCGTCGCTCGACGCTCGCCTCGCGGAGCTCGAACCCCGACTCGCCGACCTGCCGGCGCGCGCGACCGAGGCCGAGCGCGCGGTCGAGGACACCGCCGCGCAGCGCACGCGTGCGCGCCAGGCACTCGAGGTCGCGCTGACGGCCGAGCGCGAAGCGTCGGCGGCCCGGCGCGCCGCGCAGACCCGCTACGAGGAGGCGCGCGTCGAAGCCGACCGGCTGCGCCGCGAGACCGAGGTCCGTGCGGCCGGGGTCGACGAACGTCGTGGCCTGCTCGCTCGTCGCCTGTCCGACGTCGAGCGCCGGCTCGCCGCCCGTCCGGACGAGGAAGCCGCCGCGCAGCGCCGCCGCGCCGAGCTCGAGGAGCGCGCCGCGGCAGTACAGGCACTCGGCGAACGGCTGCGGGAACGTCTGCGCGGCGGTGACGCGCTGGCGGAGCGACTGCGCCGTCGTCGTGAGCGCGACTCGGAAGCCGCGCGCGCCGCCGGCAAGCGGCTCGACGCGTTGCGGAAGGAACGCGCCGAGGCGGAACGCCGGCTCACGGAGCTGCGCGAGCAGCTGAACCGGCTCGAGCTCGAAGAGGCCGAGACCCGCATGCGTCTCGAAGCCGCGGTCGAGAGCCTGCGGCGCGAGTTCGACTGCGAACCGGAAATCGCGATCGCGGCGCCGCTGCCCGAGCTGCCCGACGGCATCAGCGCCGCGGCACGGGCGCGCGAGCTCGAGCGCGAGCTGCGGCTGCTCGGTCCGGTCAACCCGCTCGCGCTCGGCGAGTACGAGGCGTTGCAGGAACGGCACGAGTTCCTCGAGAGTCAGCTCGACGACGTGAAGAGCACGCGCCGCGAGCTCACGCGCGTGATCCGATCGGTCGACGCCGAGATCGTCGCGGTGTTCGAGTCGGCGTTCGCCGACGTCGCCAAGAACTTCTCGTCGCTGTTCTCGACGCTGTTCCCCGGCGGCTCGGGTCGGCTCACCCTCACCGACCCGTCGGATCCGTTGAGCACCGGCATCGAGATCGAAGCGCGCCCGTCGGGCAAGAACGTGCGCCGGCTCTCGCTGCTCTCGGGCGGTGAGCGCTCCCTGACCGCGCTCGCGTACCTGTTCTCGGTGTTCCGCGCCCGGCCTTCGCCCTTCTATCTGATGGACGAGGTCGAAGCCGCGCTCGACGACGTGAACCTCCACCGGTTCCTCGACCTGCTGCACGAGTTCCGCGACGAAGCGCAGCTCGTCGTCGTCTCGCACCAGAAGCGCACGATGGAAGCGGCCGACGTGCTCTACGGCGTCTCGCTCCCGCCGGGCGGGTCGAGCCGCGTCGTCAGCCAGCGCATGCGCGAGCTCGAGTTGTCCCAACTCCCGGTCTGAGCCTTCTGGTCGCGCTCGCTTCGCGCGCCGCGCCCGCGGGAACCACGATGACCCACCGATAGGCTCGACGATTCGATGCTCTTCATCGCACTGATCGTCATCCTCGCGGTCGTGGTGATCGCCGTGATCGTCGGCGTGAGCCTGGCGCGCAACTCCGCGCGGCGCGGCGGTGTGGTGCTGGAGCCGCCGCCTCCGCCGCCCGCACGGCCGGCCACACCACCGAGCGCGCCGCCCGAGGTCGGCGCGCCACCGGCGCCGGTCGAGGCACCCGCGCCCGCTCCGGCGCCGCCCGCAGTCGTCGTCCCACCCGAGCCCGAGGTCGTCGAAGAGGAGCTCGCACCCGAGCCGGAGGTCGTCGAGAAGCCGCGGCTGCGCGACCGACTCGGACGCACCCGCGCCGCGTTCTCGCGCGTGCTCTCCGGTCGCGGCGGCATCGACGACGACGTGTGGGACGACCTCGAAGAGGCGCTCATCCTCGCCGACGTCGGCGTGACCACATCGACGACATTGCTCGAGTCCGTGAAGGTCGCGGCGCGCGAGCAGAACGTCACCGATGTCGAGGGACTCAACGATCTCGTGCGCACCGCGGTCGTCGATCTGCTCGCCACGACTCCCGATCGCGCGCTGCGCGACGTCGCCGGCGAATCGAACGTGTGGATGTTCGTCGGCGTGAACGGAGTCGGGAAGACGACCACGATCGGGAAGCTCGCCGCGCAACACGTGCACGAGGGTCGCCGGGTCGTCCTCGCGGCCGCCGACACGTTCCGTGCCGCGGCCGCGGAGCAGCTCACGATGTGGGGCGACCGCGTCGGTGCGGAAGTCGTGCGCGGGCAGGAGGGCGCGGATCCGGGTTCGGTCGTCTTCGACGCGATGAGCGCGGCGACCGGCCGCGGCGCCGACCTCGTGCTCGTCGACACCGCGGGTCGCCTGCACACGAAGGTCAACCTGATGGAGGAGCTCAAGAAGCTCCGGCGCATCGTCGACCGCACGCCCGGCGCGCTGCGCGAGGTGCTGCTCGTCATCGACGCGACGACCGGGCAGAACGGGCTCACGCAGGCGCGGCAGTTCGCGGAGGCGGTCGACGTCACCGGCATCGTGCTCACGAAGCTCGACGGCACCGCGAAGGGCGGCATCGTGCTCGCGATCCAGTCGGAGCTCGGCCTGCCGGTGAAGGTCGTCGGCGTCGGCGAGCAGGTCGACGACCTCGTGCCGTTCGATCCCGACGAGTTCGCGGCGGCGCTCTTCGGGTAGGAGCGGCGGCGCGGTCAGGTCCGGGGCATAGGGTTGAGCGCCGTGCCGAACGGAGCAACGATGCGACAGGAGTCATAGGTGTTCGACGCGCTCTCCAACCGGTTCGAGGGCATCTTCGACAAGGTGCGCAGCCGGGGGCGGCTGAGCGACGACGACATCGACGCCGTCGCGCGCGACATCCGGCTCGCACTGCTCGAGGCCGACGTCAACGTCCGCGTCGTCAAGCAGTTCATCACCCGCGTGAAGGAAGCCGCGATCGGCGCGCGGCTGTCGGAGAGCCTCACGCCCGGCCAGCAGTTCGTGAAGATCGTGCACGACGAGCTCGTCGCGACGCTCGGTGGTGTCACCGGCAAGCTCACGATGAGCCCGCGCCCGCCGACGGTCGTGATGCTCGCCGGCCTCCAAGGCTCCGGCAAGACGACCGCGGCCGCGAAGCTCGCTCGACTGCTGAAGAGTCAGGGTCAGCAGCCGCTGCTCGTCGGAGCCGACCTGCAACGTCCCGCCGCGGTCGAGCAGCTGCGCGTGCTCGCGCAGCGCATCGACGTCGCGTTCTATTCGGAAGCGAGTGATCCGGTCACGGTCGCGCGCGGCGCGATGCAAGAGGCGGCGCGCCTCGGTCGCACGGTCGTGATCGTCGACACCGCGGGTCGTTTGCAGATCGACACCGAGCTCATGGACGAGCTGCGCGAGATCCGCGAGGTCGTGCAGCCGCACGACACGCTGCTCGTCGTCGACGCGATGACCGGCCAGGAAGCGGTGAACGTCGCCGCCGCGTTCCACGAGGCGGTCGGGCTCGACGGCGTGGTCCTCACGAAGATCGACGGCGACGCGCGCGGCGGCGCGGCGCTGTCGGTGAAGGAGGTCGTCGGCAAGCCGATCCTCTTCGTCGGCACCGGTGAGACGGTCGAGGACTTCGAGGCGTTCCACCCCGACCGCATGGCCGGCCGCATCCTCGGCATGGGCGACGTGCTCACCCTGATCGAGAAGGCCGAGGCCGCGTTCGACACCGACCAGGCCGAGAAGGCCGCGCAGGTCTTGCAGTCGGGGCAGTTCACGCTCGACGACTTCCTGGATCAGCTTCAGCAGGTGAAGAAGATGGGCCCGCTGCAGAACGTGATCGGGATGCTGCCGGGGCTCCCGAAGGAGATGAAGAACGCGCAGGTCGAGGACTCGGAGATCACGAAGATCGAGGCGATCATCCGCTCGATGACGCTCGACGAGCGCCGCAACCCGAACCTCGTCAACGGCTCGCGCCGGTTGCGCATCGCGCGGGGCAGCGGCACGGCGACGGGCGACGTCAACAACCTCATCAAGCAGTTCAAGCAGATGCAGCAGATGATGCGGTCCATGGGCATCGGGCCCGGCGGCCGCAAGGGGAAGAAGGGGAAGAAGGGCAAGAAGGGCCGGCTCCCGGCCCTCGGAGCTTGATGGCCGCGCTCGCTCCGCTCGCCGCTCCTGACGCCTCGCGCTCCGACTCGGACGGTCCGCAGAGCGACCCCGTCCATTCCGGCGGGCGCGGGCGGTGGGCAGCCCGGCGGCCCCTCCGCCTACACTGACCCGCTGCTCCACATCCAACGAAGGGTTGTTCGTTCGTGTCGGTGAAGATCCGTCTCATGCGCGTCGGCAAGAAGAAGCAACCGACGTACCGCGTCGTGGTTGCCGACTCGCGGAGCCCCCGCGACGGCCGGTTCATCGAGATCCTCGGTCAGTACGCGCCGCGTGCGGAGCCTTCTGTCGTGAAGATCAACGAGGAACGCGCGCTCGAGTGGATCGAGAAGGGCGCGCAGCCGACCGAGCAGGTCGGCAAGCTGCTCGAGATCACCGGTGTGTGGGAGCAGTACCGCGCCAAGCACGGGAGCGCCGCGGCGTCCGCGCCGAAGCCTCACGCGCCGAAGGCGCCCGCCGCGGCGAAGGCGTCCACCGAATGAGCGACGAGGTCGACGACGCCGGCGACGCGGACGAGTTCGACGACGAGATCGCGCCCGAAGGCAACCGCATCTCCGGTGGCCGCACTCGAGCGGTCGTCGAGCACATCGCGCGTCATCTCGTCGACGACCCCGACGCGATCGACATCGCGGTCGAGGAGCGCCGTTCGGGCGACATCACGGTGATCGTGCACGCAGGGCCCGGCGACGTCGGCCGGCTGATCGGCAAGCGTGGCCGCGTGGTGCAGGCGATCCGTCAGGTCGCGCGCGCCGCGGCGGCGGCCGAAGGCGTGCGGGCGACGGTCGACGTCGCCGACTGAGGCCGGCGGTCGCGCATGAGCGCGCGGCTCGAGGTCGGGCGGATCGGCAAGGCGCACGGACTGCGCGGCGAGGTCGTGCTCGACGCGGTGTCGAACCGTGACGAGCGCTTCCAACCCGGCTCGGTGCTCTACATCACCGACGAGGCGCGCACGATCGCGACCGCGCGCCGGCACCAGAATCGTTGGCTCGTACGCTTCGACGGCGTCGACGATCGCACGGCCGCCGAGGC encodes the following:
- the smc gene encoding chromosome segregation protein SMC gives rise to the protein MFLRSLTLKGFKSFAEKTTLEFEPGVMVVVGPNGSGKSNLVDAVAWVLGAQGARALRGGKMDDVIFAGTADRPALGRAEVSLTIDNASQMLPIEFTEVTITRTLFRTGESEYAINGASCRLLDIQELLSDSGIGRQQHVIVGQGQLDAVLNARAEDRRAIIEEAAGVLKYRKRKEKAERRLEATEANLLRLTDLLREVRRQLRPLERQADAARRHDGLQTTLREIRLHLSGRDIEMLTTRLERRGLRRGELGTSEAEVRARLRVLDADVARAERELSRPGDDDVADLLMRVEAARERGRGLQALIAERARGIERELLAAADEGVVETLVADAASLRDELASVELEREGLRPLLDSARIAAARAEECRAAIDDASGPAPDARGAAEQELAEATQRWNDAVASHDGIRARIDALSADVPSVREQLVAAAAALAALEPERTRTHTARAAAAEAFRAIEATVEPEHAAEGDERRAAEEAHEAAVATLRHDEAEAARWRARADVLAAALEEEHATAGGEAVRDLPGVLGPLLDHLDISPGAEAAVEAALGPHLRALVVDGGGAARAAVERLRDGDVSALLLVADRFARPAASALTHPADSRPLLEMVRTRRPDLDALVRALLARVVLVEGDWHAALDVALGDPELVVVTRDGDRFGGPTPWRAGPAGRSAVTPSTLADAQARADDAEGGAVTSRNALASARRRLDAARDAEANARRTRQVAYDAARRELAAAESALRDVETSSAGATERRASLDARLAELEPRLADLPARATEAERAVEDTAAQRTRARQALEVALTAEREASAARRAAQTRYEEARVEADRLRRETEVRAAGVDERRGLLARRLSDVERRLAARPDEEAAAQRRRAELEERAAAVQALGERLRERLRGGDALAERLRRRRERDSEAARAAGKRLDALRKERAEAERRLTELREQLNRLELEEAETRMRLEAAVESLRREFDCEPEIAIAAPLPELPDGISAAARARELERELRLLGPVNPLALGEYEALQERHEFLESQLDDVKSTRRELTRVIRSVDAEIVAVFESAFADVAKNFSSLFSTLFPGGSGRLTLTDPSDPLSTGIEIEARPSGKNVRRLSLLSGGERSLTALAYLFSVFRARPSPFYLMDEVEAALDDVNLHRFLDLLHEFRDEAQLVVVSHQKRTMEAADVLYGVSLPPGGSSRVVSQRMRELELSQLPV
- the ftsY gene encoding signal recognition particle-docking protein FtsY, translating into MLFIALIVILAVVVIAVIVGVSLARNSARRGGVVLEPPPPPPARPATPPSAPPEVGAPPAPVEAPAPAPAPPAVVVPPEPEVVEEELAPEPEVVEKPRLRDRLGRTRAAFSRVLSGRGGIDDDVWDDLEEALILADVGVTTSTTLLESVKVAAREQNVTDVEGLNDLVRTAVVDLLATTPDRALRDVAGESNVWMFVGVNGVGKTTTIGKLAAQHVHEGRRVVLAAADTFRAAAAEQLTMWGDRVGAEVVRGQEGADPGSVVFDAMSAATGRGADLVLVDTAGRLHTKVNLMEELKKLRRIVDRTPGALREVLLVIDATTGQNGLTQARQFAEAVDVTGIVLTKLDGTAKGGIVLAIQSELGLPVKVVGVGEQVDDLVPFDPDEFAAALFG
- the ffh gene encoding signal recognition particle protein; this encodes MFDALSNRFEGIFDKVRSRGRLSDDDIDAVARDIRLALLEADVNVRVVKQFITRVKEAAIGARLSESLTPGQQFVKIVHDELVATLGGVTGKLTMSPRPPTVVMLAGLQGSGKTTAAAKLARLLKSQGQQPLLVGADLQRPAAVEQLRVLAQRIDVAFYSEASDPVTVARGAMQEAARLGRTVVIVDTAGRLQIDTELMDELREIREVVQPHDTLLVVDAMTGQEAVNVAAAFHEAVGLDGVVLTKIDGDARGGAALSVKEVVGKPILFVGTGETVEDFEAFHPDRMAGRILGMGDVLTLIEKAEAAFDTDQAEKAAQVLQSGQFTLDDFLDQLQQVKKMGPLQNVIGMLPGLPKEMKNAQVEDSEITKIEAIIRSMTLDERRNPNLVNGSRRLRIARGSGTATGDVNNLIKQFKQMQQMMRSMGIGPGGRKGKKGKKGKKGRLPALGA
- the rpsP gene encoding 30S ribosomal protein S16; this translates as MKIRLMRVGKKKQPTYRVVVADSRSPRDGRFIEILGQYAPRAEPSVVKINEERALEWIEKGAQPTEQVGKLLEITGVWEQYRAKHGSAAASAPKPHAPKAPAAAKASTE
- a CDS encoding KH domain-containing protein — translated: MSDEVDDAGDADEFDDEIAPEGNRISGGRTRAVVEHIARHLVDDPDAIDIAVEERRSGDITVIVHAGPGDVGRLIGKRGRVVQAIRQVARAAAAAEGVRATVDVAD